Genomic DNA from Nomascus leucogenys isolate Asia chromosome 10, Asia_NLE_v1, whole genome shotgun sequence:
GATCAGCAAGGCCCCTGGTGTCAAAGCATCAGAGTACAGAAAATCAAGCACATGGTTACTACTGTCAGCCTCTGCAACTCAGGGGGTCAAGGCTGTTGTTGAGACAAACAATGTGGGTTGGGGGTCTCTGTCCAAGTCTGCATCCAGGTTAAAGGCACCTGGGCACCTGGGTTCAAATCGCAGCTTTGTCTGAGAAATCTCAGTGTTTTCTCAGGCAAGTTAGGGaacccttctgtgcctcagtttccccatcggCACAATGGGGATGGTGATAAGCACATCAGTGTCTCCTGGGGCAGcggtgaagatgaaatgaagatgAAACGGGTTAATCCAAGGCTGGTGGAGGCACTTGGGAATGGGATCTGCGTCCCCTGGGGGAGCGTGCCAGGGCCTGCTATAATGGGGGTGCTGAGTGCAGGGCTGGGACAGGTGTGGCTGCGGCCCAGACAGTGGGCTGAGCTCAGCGTCTGGGCCAGGTGGAAATGGCCGGCCTGGAGTTTTGGGGCCACCCTGCTGGACctctcttgctgctgctgctggtggagCTGCCACCCCGGGCCCTGCCAGAAGGACCCCTGGTGTTCGTGGCTCTGGTGAGGCGCCCCCACCCCGGCCTGCCCTCAGCTCCCCCAGGGCTAGCCCTGACCAGTCCTGTCCACAGGTATTCCGCCATGGCGACCGGGCCCCACTGGCCTCCTACCCCATGGACCCACACAAGGAGGTGGCCTCCACCCTGTGGCCACGAGGCCTGGGCCAGCTGACCAGGGTGAGAAGTGGGTAGGCAGTGAGGGCaagggtgggaggagtggggaggggtagGCTGAGGCTGTTCTGTCCCCAGGAGGGGGTCCGTCAGCAGCTGGAGCTGGGCCGCTTCCTGAGGAGCCGCTATGAGGCCTTCCTGAGTCCGGAGTACCGGCGGGAGGAGGTACTGCCATAGTGACCCCACCTGGCCCCCTGACCTCCCACCTTTGACCTCCACTGACTACAATGCTCTCTTTGGGCCTCCACTCTGGCCTTTGACCTCCATCAACCTGACTTGCCCTCTATCTCTAATCTCTGATCCCCGATACACTGACTAACCCACACGGACTTCTGACCCCATCTCAACCTGTCACATCTCGACCTCTGACCTCCATCAACTGACTTTATTTTCTGGCCGCCATCTCTGTTTTCTGAGTCCCACTGACTCCAATCAGACCTCTGGCCTCTGACATTTCACCCCAAACTTGATTTCGATCTTTGACCCTTGTTGACGTAACTTGCCCTCCTGACCTCTAACCTTTAACCTCTACACTTTATCAATTCTGACTtacattttctgtctcttcctgtcttctgacaTCCCCCAGTTACACAGTCCTCCTGACTTCTGAAGAACATGTATTGAACTCTGACTCCAAGTCCTCCAAGCTGCCCTCCTAAATTTGACCTCTAACCTCCAGCCTCCACCGATTCTGATCTTCCTTTTTGACCCTCATTGACTCAACCGACCCCCTAAATCCAACATGGCTGTCCAGCTTGGGACGTCCAGCCCAGCTGCTCCTGACATTAGCCTCTGGACCCTTGATCCCAACTTCCAACTTCGAAGGCCACATGATTCTCAATGTCTGACCCCTACTCCAAACTGAACCTGAAGCTTCTGATTTGCCACGACAGCTGACCTCTGTCCCCAACCACGACCCCCCGCGTGCCCTCTCTCCACCCCGCTCCAGGTGTACATCCGCAGCACGGACTTTGACCGCACGCTGGAGAGCGCCCAGGCCAACCTTGCCGGGCTGTTTCCCGAGGCTGCTCCCGGGAGCCCCGAGGGCCACTGGAGGCCGATCCCGGTGCACACGGTGCCCGTGGCTGAGGACAAGGTCAGGGGGCTGGACCCAGGTGTGGCGAGGGAGGGAGCGGGTGGAGAGAGAGGCAGCTCTGGGTCTGGCCGCCTCAGCTGGCTCCGAGAAGCAAGGCTGTCCTTGAGCCCGTCTGTCCAGACCAGGGTGAGCCCCGGGGCCCACGCTGCTCTTCTGGATCTGGGAGAAACTGCGACAGACGCAGGGGCCGAGATCCCGGGTTCCCCCGACCCGCTGTGAGACCCAAGGCACAGGGctgtcctctctgagcctcagttttccccagCTGCTGAGGTTCCCCATGCGCAGCTGTCCCCGATACCATGAGCTGCTGCGGGAGGCCACCGAGGCCGCTGAGTACCGGGAGGCCCTGGAGGGCTGGACGGTGAGCAGGGCGGCGGTGGGGGGCGGGGTGCAGGGGATGGGCCTGGGCTCACCCAGACCCACGCGCATCCAGGGCTTCCTGACTCGCCTGGAGAACTTCACGGGACTGTCGCTGGTTGGAGAGCCACTGCGCAGGGCATGGAAGGTTCTGGACACCCTCATGTGCCAGGTgagccctgccccttcccagcCAAGGGTTTAAGGACACCTATTTCCAATCCCAGCTTGCTACTCGCTAGCCGTGTTCCCTCATGCATTTGGTTAAccctctgtgcctcacttttccCATCTGCACAGTGGGGATGGCAACACTGGTATCAACACCTCCCGAGGACGCTGTGAGGATTCAAATGGGTTAATCCATGCACTGCGCTTACAATAGTGCCTGGTGTACAGTGAGGGTCTCGCCAGGGTTTGAGGCTACACATTTGGCAATTCCTCCCCACAGTCCTGTAATCAGAAAACCCAAAACCAGGGCAGCGGGAGCTGACCTGAAATGAtgtgatgcctttttttttttttttttttgagacaaggtcttactctgtcacccaggctggagtgcagtggcattatcatagctcactgcagcctccatctccctggctacaggaattctcctgcttcagcctctcaagtagctgatgcaggcaggtgcacatcaccatgcctggctaattaaaaaaattttttttttttttttttttgcagagatggggtctcactatgttgcccaggaactcctgggctcaaacaatcctttcGCCTCcccaagcactgggattacaggcgggagccaccatacccagctagtacTCTTGCTAGTCTTTGCTCACTCCAGCTCATGGGAATGTTCCAAATCGCAGGGTGGGAGCAGCGATGTGTGTGACTAAGGGGGCTGCCCCAGCCCTTACTGTGTGTGTTCCATGCTGTGTGGTGTCAGTACCATCAGACCTTTCTAAAGTCCAGAATGCCTGAGCTGTGCAACACCTCTGGCCCCAGGGGTTTCAGATAAAGCCTTCTGGGCTGTGTAATGACGACGTCTATTATTAACTAATAATCgctgttggctgggcgtggtggctcacacctgtaatcccaccactttgggaggccgaggtgggcggatcacctgtggtcaggaattcgaggccagtctgaccaacatggtaaaaccccgtctctactaaaaataaaaaaaattagccgggcaccgtggcacgcacttgtaatcacagctacttgggaggctgaggcaggagaatcacctgaacccgggaggcaagggatgcagtgagccaagactgtgctactgcactccagcctgggtgatggagcaaggctccatctgaaaaaaaaaaaaaaaaaaaaaaaaatcactgttgtCCACATCATGATTTCCCAGCCAGATCCAGATCCAGCCCATGGGGGACTCAGAAGAGCAGGGGGCAGCACAGGCCTGCGGGGCCAGAGGCAAACTCGAGGGCTCACGATGGTCCGTCTGTCCTGTCTCCCCACAGCAAGCCCACGGTCTTCCACtaccagcctgggcctccccagaTGTCCTGCGGACTCTTGCCCAGATCTCGGCTTTGGATATTGGAGCCCACGTGGGCCCACCCCGGGCAGCAGAGAAGGCCCAGCTGACAGGGGGTGAGGTGTGGGGCCGGGAGACTGGGGTGCCTTCCTCTGGGAGATTCTAAGCTCTTTTTACCCCATCCTCAGGGATCCTGCTGAATGCTATCCTTGCCAACTTCTCCCGGGTCCAGCGCCTGGGGCTGCCCCTCAAGATGGTCATGTACTCAGCTGTGAGTCCTTGGGAAGCAGTGCCACGTGGCACTGAAGCACAGGGATGAGGGTGACAGCGATTTAGGTGAGGACGAGCCTGTGGTCCCAATGGACCCCAGCCCACTGCCTGGGGTAACCTGTATCTCCAAACCCTACTCTTGGGCTGTATCATTAGTCTGGAAAGAGGTAGGTGATGGTGTTATGGGAGGAAGAATTTACGAATTAAATATAATTCCTTACTtgttttcattaagaaaatatgaTTGGACTAAGCAGTCTGTCCTTCCAGAGGAGACAGGCTGCTTAGTCCAATCATATTTTGCACCTATCGAGCAATCTTTATTAAGTGGCCGCCTGTAACTGTTGGTACTGCCTTCAGGGTGAGAGGAAGGAGCAGGTCTGGGGGGTTGGTTCTAAGAAGCCTGGGGGACATCTGGATGCACAAGTCTAGTGTTCAGGAGAAAGGAGGCCTCCAGAGAGAAGTGCCGTCTCAGCCCTCGGGTCCACCTGCAGCATGACAGCACCCTGCTGGCCCTCCAGGGGGCCCTGGGCCTCTATGATGGACACACCCCACCATAtgctgcctgcctcggctttgAGTTCCGGAGGCACCTGGGGGATCCCAACGAAGATGGAGGGTGAGAATGGTTTGGTGCCCAGGGAGATGGGCGGGAAAGAACTCTCAAAGCAAGGGGTGATGTGCCAGGCAGAGGGCATGGCCAGGCGGGGAGCTGCATGGGATGGTGCTGggaggatgacaggtgtgagtcaGAAACCCATTTCTCCAGGCTTTAAGATCAATGAcgggagggaggaggtgccaccaTGTCCTCTCTCTCCAGGAATGTCACCATCTCCCTCTTCTACCGCAATGACTCCgcccacctgcccctgcctctcagcctccccgGGTGCCCGGCCCCCTGTCCACTAGGCCGCTTCTACCGGCTGACCGCCCCGGCCCGGCCTCCGGCCCATGGGGTCCCCTGCCATGGCCCCTATGAGGCTGCCATCCCCCCAGGTGACAGTCCTCTGTGTcggggtgggagtggagggtcGCCAAGTCCTGGCACTCACACCCCACATGTTCTCCCTGCAGCTCCAGTGGTGCCCCTGCTGGCCGGAGCTGTAGCTGTGCTGGTGGCACTCAGCTTGGGGCTGGGCCTGCTGGCCTGGAGACCAGGGTGCCTGAGGGCCTTGGGGGGCCCCGTGTGAACCAGAAACCAGGGCTTCCCTACCCCCAGCTGACACTGGACCCCAACATGTGTGCTCACTAGCTGCTCTGGCTTCTGTGACTTACTGTGCGCCTGGGTGCATGGGGAACGAGGGCTGGGTGGAGTCTGGCCTGGAAAccggtgtgtgcatgtgcacgtctGTGTGACGGTGGCAtgagtgtgcatgcatgcgtgtcACGTGTGAACAGTTTCTGCACTTAGACGCGTGCACAGGTGGTCTGTACGTCCATGCTGGTAAAAACATGTCTGTGACATACATTCAAGCACAAATGTGCCCATGTCTGAACAAGCAGGCATGCCTGCATGGCactattttggtagagacaaggcctttggggcccaggctggagtagtggcatgagcatagctcactgcagctttgaactgtctcaagtgaccctcctgttTCAGCTCCTACAGGTGTGTgcaatgcctggttaattttgttttcttggtatgttggccaggccggtctcaaattcctggcctcaagcaatcctcctgccctggcctcccaaagcactgggattaaaggtgtgagccaccacacccaggtggCATGTTTATGCACCTTTTCATATAAGCATTGGAAGCATGTGGGCTGGCTGAGGACATGGTGGACCCTGTAGGTACCTCCACTTGCAGCTTGTGTGACAAGACCTTGCTCAGTGAGCCTCGATGTGGACCATGTGCCCTGTGGAGACCAGGCTCACAGGAGTTGGACCCTCAAGTCTGGTTATTTGgtgaccccccccccccactaGCTCTCAATGCAACCATGAACTCCGGTAGAGTCAGGGGCATCTGGCAGCAGACCTGAGAAAGGTGCACGATTCAAAGCCTGGTTTCCGAGGCTGTGCGCCTTTGGGCAAGTGACAGGCCCTGATAAGTCTCACTTGGCAGAACCACGACTCTAACCCAGTGGACTCCACAACTCCCAAAATTAACTTCCTGGGGACAGGCAGAGAGCAGGGAAAACCGATGACACTCTTGGCTGTGCACTGTAACTGCTGCGAGTGATGTG
This window encodes:
- the ACP4 gene encoding testicular acid phosphatase, translated to MAGLEFWGHPAGPLLLLLLVELPPRALPEGPLVFVALVFRHGDRAPLASYPMDPHKEVASTLWPRGLGQLTREGVRQQLELGRFLRSRYEAFLSPEYRREEVYIRSTDFDRTLESAQANLAGLFPEAAPGSPEGHWRPIPVHTVPVAEDKLLRFPMRSCPRYHELLREATEAAEYREALEGWTGFLTRLENFTGLSLVGEPLRRAWKVLDTLMCQQAHGLPLPAWASPDVLRTLAQISALDIGAHVGPPRAAEKAQLTGGILLNAILANFSRVQRLGLPLKMVMYSAHDSTLLALQGALGLYDGHTPPYAACLGFEFRRHLGDPNEDGGNVTISLFYRNDSAHLPLPLSLPGCPAPCPLGRFYRLTAPARPPAHGVPCHGPYEAAIPPAPVVPLLAGAVAVLVALSLGLGLLAWRPGCLRALGGPV